One window of the Microbulbifer sp. Q7 genome contains the following:
- the oppB gene encoding oligopeptide ABC transporter permease OppB, with protein sequence MLRFIAKRVLEAIPTLFILITVSFFLMRFAPGNPFSAEITMTPEVMANIEAKYGFDKPVYQQYFNYLGSLLQGDLGPSFKYKDYSVNELVAQALPVSVKIGLFAFIVAVTCGVCFGTIAALRQNTWLDYTIMTSAMAGVVIPSFVLAPLLVLIFAIWLEWLPAGGWHNGAAQYVVLPVLGMSLYYIASISRIMRGSMIEVLNSNFIRTAKAKGLSMPYIIVRHALRPAILPVLSYLGPALVGIITGSVVIETIFGLPGIGQLFVNGALNRDYSMVLGLTILVGALTITFNAIIDILYAVVDPKIRYA encoded by the coding sequence ATGCTGAGATTTATCGCCAAACGTGTGCTGGAAGCCATTCCCACACTGTTTATTCTGATCACGGTCTCCTTTTTCCTGATGCGCTTTGCGCCCGGTAACCCGTTTTCTGCCGAAATAACCATGACGCCGGAAGTCATGGCGAACATCGAGGCAAAATACGGCTTCGACAAGCCGGTCTACCAGCAGTATTTCAATTATCTCGGCAGCCTGTTACAGGGCGACCTGGGGCCATCCTTTAAATACAAAGATTACAGCGTGAATGAGCTGGTCGCCCAGGCCTTGCCGGTTTCGGTCAAGATTGGCCTTTTTGCGTTTATCGTTGCGGTCACCTGTGGTGTCTGTTTCGGTACTATAGCTGCGCTCCGGCAGAATACCTGGCTCGACTACACGATCATGACCAGTGCCATGGCGGGGGTGGTCATTCCCAGCTTCGTGCTGGCACCTTTGCTGGTGTTGATCTTCGCCATCTGGCTCGAATGGCTTCCCGCGGGCGGATGGCACAATGGCGCCGCACAGTATGTTGTGTTACCTGTGCTGGGGATGTCCCTTTACTACATCGCGTCGATCTCCCGCATCATGCGTGGCAGCATGATTGAAGTACTGAACTCCAACTTTATTCGCACTGCGAAGGCCAAGGGCCTCTCTATGCCCTATATCATTGTGCGCCATGCCCTGCGGCCAGCGATTCTTCCGGTGCTGTCTTATCTGGGCCCTGCGCTGGTGGGCATCATTACCGGCTCGGTAGTGATTGAAACCATTTTTGGTTTGCCCGGCATTGGCCAGTTGTTCGTCAATGGTGCCCTCAATCGCGACTACTCCATGGTATTGGGCCTGACCATCCTGGTCGGCGCGCTCACCATTACTTTCAATGCAATCATCGACATTCTGTATGCCGTGGTCGACCCCAAAATCCGCTACGCGTAA
- a CDS encoding peptide ABC transporter substrate-binding protein, giving the protein MKLDPTRLAADQTLVRGGGSEPESLDPHKISGNIESALLRDLLETLVIAAPDGGVRPAVAESWQTTDNQTYIFNLREDAKWSNGDPVTAQDFVYSWRRLVDPATASKYAWYLAAGKVANAQDISEGKQPPENLGVEAVDTHTLKVSLEVPVPYFVSMLVHSSTSPVHKDTVEQYGDQWTRVGNFVGNGAFKLTEWVVNERIEYVKNDLYWDAANVKLQKVRNLPIASPNAELKRYEAGEIDFAYSIPIEHISRLKKERPDEVKTTPFIGTYYYEFNNTKAPFDDARVRKALAYAIDREIMAYKVMGRGEEPAFHLTPAVVKGFDAPPTAWSQKSQQDRAAKARELLAEAGYNAQNPLKFSILYNTNDNHKKVAVAISAMWKQNLQHVDVTLENQEWKTYLSTRANTDFDIARAGWIGDYNEPSTMLKLLLTDGGSNYAKYSNPMYDALLAKSSQEMDITKRAEYYAQAEEILAEDMPIAPIYQYVIQHMVKPHVGGYAADPLDNYYSKDMWIIEH; this is encoded by the coding sequence GTGAAGCTGGACCCAACCAGGCTTGCCGCAGACCAGACCCTGGTTCGGGGCGGTGGCTCGGAGCCGGAATCCCTGGATCCGCACAAAATTTCCGGGAACATAGAATCCGCGTTGCTGCGCGATCTGCTGGAGACGCTGGTTATTGCCGCACCAGACGGTGGGGTTCGCCCTGCGGTTGCGGAAAGCTGGCAGACAACCGACAACCAGACGTATATTTTCAACTTGCGCGAAGACGCCAAGTGGAGCAATGGTGACCCGGTCACCGCCCAGGATTTCGTCTACTCCTGGCGCCGACTGGTGGATCCGGCTACAGCCTCAAAATACGCCTGGTACCTCGCCGCCGGCAAAGTAGCGAATGCGCAAGATATTAGCGAGGGCAAGCAGCCTCCGGAAAACCTCGGTGTTGAGGCAGTGGATACGCATACCCTCAAGGTCTCCCTCGAAGTGCCGGTGCCTTACTTTGTCTCCATGCTGGTTCACTCCTCCACTTCACCGGTGCACAAAGACACGGTTGAGCAGTATGGCGATCAGTGGACCCGGGTTGGGAATTTCGTCGGCAACGGCGCCTTCAAACTGACCGAGTGGGTCGTAAATGAACGTATCGAGTATGTAAAGAATGATCTCTACTGGGATGCGGCCAACGTAAAACTGCAGAAAGTGCGCAACCTGCCGATCGCATCGCCCAATGCAGAATTGAAACGCTACGAAGCGGGTGAAATAGATTTTGCTTACTCGATTCCTATCGAACACATCAGCCGCCTGAAAAAAGAGCGTCCGGATGAAGTTAAAACCACGCCCTTTATCGGCACCTACTACTACGAGTTCAATAATACCAAGGCACCGTTTGACGACGCGCGTGTGCGCAAGGCATTGGCCTACGCCATCGACCGCGAAATCATGGCATACAAGGTCATGGGGCGTGGCGAGGAGCCTGCATTCCACCTGACACCTGCAGTGGTCAAGGGCTTCGATGCTCCGCCGACGGCCTGGAGCCAGAAGAGCCAGCAAGACCGCGCGGCCAAAGCCAGAGAGTTGCTCGCCGAAGCGGGCTACAACGCGCAGAACCCGCTCAAGTTCAGCATCCTCTACAACACCAACGACAACCACAAGAAAGTGGCGGTCGCGATTAGCGCGATGTGGAAACAGAATCTGCAGCACGTGGATGTCACTCTGGAAAACCAGGAGTGGAAAACCTACCTCTCCACCCGCGCCAATACCGATTTCGATATTGCCCGCGCCGGCTGGATTGGTGATTACAATGAGCCGTCCACCATGCTGAAGTTGCTGTTGACCGATGGCGGGAGCAACTATGCCAAGTACAGCAATCCCATGTACGACGCGCTGCTGGCGAAAAGTTCGCAAGAAATGGATATCACCAAGCGTGCGGAGTATTACGCCCAGGCCGAAGAAATTCTCGCTGAGGATATGCCGATCGCACCGATTTATCAGTATGTAATCCAGCATATGGTCAAACCCCACGTGGGCGGCTATGCCGCTGATCCGCTGGATAATTATTATTCCAAAGATATGTGGATCATCGAACATTAA
- a CDS encoding M3 family metallopeptidase gives MRKSLLAVAILAVAACSEAPKPDANQSETSAAVENTQAATDLNTAAGQDNPLLQPSLLQYQAPDFGKIKDSHFAPAFEQGMREHLQEIEAIASNPEPASFNNTVVAMEQAGALLTRVSSVFFNLVGSDSNEARRALQSQLAPKLAAHSDSIYLNADLFARVEALYKQRVAQELDAESARLLEEYYDKFVKAGAKLSAEQKATLRALNEEHSKLATQFSQNLLKLSKDIAVIVDDERELDGLSESQVKAAAEAANSAGHAGKYLISITNTTRQPILASLNNRALRQRVWEASAYRGTSGELDNRPLVKRLVQIRAEKADLLGYGNWAEYRLTGTMAEKPENVLNMLSSMVPAVVKNTQAEQADIQAMIEREGGEFAVQPWDWAYYAEKVRQEKYDLNESEVREYFEFNLVLKDGLFYTMNRLYGITFKPRPDLPVYHPDVQAFELFDHDGESLAIFYADYFAREGKRGGAWMNSFVGQSHLLEQKPVVVNVMNIPKGPEGEPTLVSFDHVTTMFHELGHGLHGMLSQVHYPSLAGTAVSRDFVEFPSTFEEDWASHPEVLANYAYHYKTGEAIPEALLAKVLKAKNFNMGFDTLEYMSAALLDMEWHSLPADAEPQDVEQFEARALAKHGVDLAAVPPRYKSTYFAHSIGGGYSASYYAYMWSEILAADAFAYLRDRGGLTRENGALYRKNILEVGNSRAPMESYVKFRGKEPTTDALLIRRGLQPVAGGQ, from the coding sequence ATGCGTAAATCCCTGCTCGCGGTTGCCATTTTGGCTGTGGCTGCCTGTTCCGAGGCGCCCAAGCCCGACGCGAACCAGTCTGAAACGTCTGCCGCGGTTGAAAATACCCAGGCCGCGACGGATCTGAACACCGCCGCAGGGCAGGACAACCCGCTGTTGCAGCCGAGTCTCCTCCAGTATCAGGCGCCGGACTTCGGGAAGATCAAGGACAGCCACTTTGCGCCCGCGTTCGAGCAGGGTATGCGCGAGCATCTGCAGGAAATCGAGGCGATCGCCAGCAATCCTGAGCCGGCCAGCTTCAACAACACCGTTGTGGCGATGGAGCAGGCAGGTGCTCTGCTGACCCGGGTTTCCAGCGTCTTCTTCAACCTGGTTGGTAGTGATAGCAACGAAGCCCGCCGGGCGCTGCAAAGCCAGCTGGCGCCGAAACTGGCGGCGCACTCCGACAGCATCTACCTGAATGCCGACCTGTTTGCCCGCGTGGAGGCTCTGTACAAGCAGCGGGTTGCGCAAGAACTGGATGCGGAATCCGCGCGCCTGCTGGAAGAGTATTACGACAAGTTCGTAAAAGCCGGTGCCAAGCTGTCTGCGGAGCAGAAAGCCACCCTGCGGGCATTGAATGAAGAGCACTCCAAGCTCGCCACCCAGTTCAGCCAGAATCTGCTGAAGCTGAGTAAGGATATTGCGGTGATCGTCGATGACGAGCGTGAGCTGGATGGCCTGTCGGAAAGCCAGGTCAAGGCTGCCGCAGAGGCCGCCAACAGCGCCGGTCATGCAGGCAAGTACCTGATCAGCATCACCAATACCACCCGCCAGCCGATACTGGCCTCTTTGAATAACCGCGCGCTGCGTCAGCGCGTCTGGGAAGCCTCCGCGTACCGCGGAACCTCGGGCGAGCTGGATAACCGGCCGCTGGTCAAACGCCTGGTGCAGATTCGCGCGGAAAAAGCCGATCTGTTGGGTTACGGCAACTGGGCAGAGTACCGGTTGACCGGCACCATGGCGGAGAAACCGGAAAACGTCCTCAACATGCTCAGTTCCATGGTGCCGGCGGTGGTGAAAAACACCCAGGCCGAACAGGCTGATATTCAGGCCATGATTGAGCGCGAGGGCGGTGAGTTCGCGGTGCAACCCTGGGACTGGGCCTACTACGCGGAGAAAGTGCGCCAGGAAAAATACGACCTGAACGAAAGCGAGGTACGCGAATACTTCGAGTTCAACCTGGTGCTGAAAGATGGTCTGTTCTACACCATGAACCGCCTGTACGGCATCACCTTCAAGCCCCGCCCGGACCTGCCGGTATACCACCCGGATGTTCAGGCCTTCGAGCTGTTTGATCACGATGGTGAGAGTCTCGCGATTTTTTATGCCGATTATTTCGCGCGCGAGGGCAAGCGCGGTGGTGCCTGGATGAACTCTTTTGTCGGGCAGTCGCACCTGCTGGAGCAAAAGCCGGTGGTAGTGAATGTGATGAACATTCCCAAAGGCCCGGAAGGCGAGCCGACGCTGGTGAGCTTCGACCATGTCACCACCATGTTCCACGAGCTGGGACACGGCCTGCACGGCATGCTTTCGCAGGTTCACTACCCGAGCCTTGCGGGCACCGCCGTCTCGCGCGACTTTGTCGAGTTCCCGTCAACCTTCGAGGAAGACTGGGCGAGCCATCCGGAAGTGCTGGCAAATTACGCCTACCACTACAAGACCGGCGAGGCCATTCCCGAAGCGCTGCTGGCAAAAGTGCTGAAGGCGAAAAATTTCAATATGGGCTTCGATACCCTGGAATACATGTCTGCGGCATTGCTGGATATGGAGTGGCACTCCCTGCCGGCGGATGCGGAGCCGCAGGATGTCGAGCAGTTTGAAGCCAGGGCGCTGGCGAAGCATGGGGTGGACCTGGCCGCGGTGCCACCGCGTTACAAATCCACCTACTTTGCCCACTCCATTGGCGGCGGCTACTCGGCCAGCTACTACGCCTACATGTGGAGTGAAATCCTCGCTGCAGACGCCTTTGCCTACCTGCGCGATCGCGGCGGACTGACCCGGGAAAACGGCGCGCTGTATCGCAAGAATATCCTGGAGGTGGGCAACTCCCGCGCACCTATGGAGTCGTACGTCAAATTCCGCGGCAAGGAGCCGACCACCGACGCGCTGCTGATCCGCCGCGGTCTGCAGCCGGTTGCCGGTGGTCAGTAA
- the trpC gene encoding indole-3-glycerol phosphate synthase TrpC has translation MSTPTILKTIVARKWEEVAERKQLVSQDEMQQRALKQPPCRGFVKAIEAKRNAGEAAVIAEIKKASPSKGVIREDFIPAEIATSYEKGGAACLSVLTDVDFFQGADEYLQQARNAVRLPVIRKDFIVDPYQVYEARAIGADCILLIAACLDDAQLTSLNDLALELGLDVLVEVHDREELERALKLPNRLIGINNRNLHNFEVQLETTFKLLDLIPDDRIVVTESGIHTTDDVAAMRGHNVDTFLVGEAFMRDPEPGRRLMELFN, from the coding sequence ATGAGTACCCCAACAATTCTGAAGACCATCGTCGCGCGCAAATGGGAAGAAGTGGCCGAGCGCAAGCAGCTGGTCAGTCAGGATGAGATGCAACAGCGCGCGCTCAAGCAGCCACCGTGCCGTGGTTTTGTGAAGGCCATCGAGGCCAAGCGCAACGCCGGCGAAGCGGCGGTCATCGCCGAAATCAAAAAGGCCTCCCCCAGCAAGGGGGTGATCCGCGAAGACTTCATTCCCGCTGAAATTGCCACCAGCTATGAAAAGGGCGGTGCCGCCTGTCTGTCGGTGCTGACCGATGTGGACTTTTTCCAGGGCGCCGATGAATACCTGCAGCAGGCGCGCAACGCGGTGCGCCTGCCGGTCATCCGCAAGGATTTTATTGTCGATCCGTATCAGGTGTACGAGGCGCGGGCCATCGGTGCCGACTGCATTCTGCTGATCGCCGCCTGCCTGGACGACGCGCAGTTGACGAGCCTGAATGATCTGGCGCTGGAGCTGGGGCTGGATGTGCTGGTGGAAGTGCATGATCGCGAGGAGCTGGAGCGGGCCCTGAAGTTGCCCAATCGCCTGATCGGCATCAACAACCGCAACCTGCACAACTTCGAGGTGCAGCTGGAAACCACATTCAAGCTACTGGACCTGATTCCCGACGATCGTATCGTGGTGACCGAAAGCGGTATCCATACCACGGATGACGTTGCGGCCATGCGTGGTCACAATGTGGATACCTTTCTGGTGGGGGAAGCCTTTATGCGTGACCCGGAGCCGGGTCGCCGTCTGATGGAGCTGTTCAACTAG
- the trpD gene encoding anthranilate phosphoribosyltransferase, producing the protein MNIQQAIGKLVEGEHLTRKEMRKAMGQIMRGEAEDAQIGGFLVALRMAGESVEEITGAVEVMRELATKVEIDHTNAVDIVGTGGDGANLFNVSSASSFVAAAAGARVAKHGNRSVSSSSGSADLLEKAGIYLPLTPEQVARCIDGVGVGFMFAPSYHSAMRHAIGPRKALGLRTIFNLLGPLTNPAGVKRQVIGVFDYQYCRMLAEVLQTLGAEHVLVLHSDDGLDEVSLAADTRGWELKSGDLKKVTITPEDFGIERQNLDGLCVSGSEDSLALIRDALGKRETPAGDKAADIIALNAGMAIYVSGVAASRAEGVSMAQDAIYSGLAGEKINELAAFTSAFRE; encoded by the coding sequence ATGAATATCCAGCAGGCCATCGGAAAACTGGTCGAGGGTGAACATCTCACCCGCAAAGAGATGCGCAAGGCCATGGGCCAGATTATGCGCGGGGAAGCGGAAGACGCACAGATCGGCGGTTTCCTGGTGGCCCTGCGCATGGCCGGAGAATCGGTCGAAGAAATCACCGGCGCGGTGGAAGTCATGCGCGAGCTGGCTACCAAGGTCGAAATCGACCACACCAATGCCGTGGACATTGTGGGTACCGGCGGTGATGGTGCCAACCTGTTTAATGTGTCCAGCGCCTCCAGTTTTGTCGCCGCCGCCGCTGGTGCGCGAGTGGCCAAGCACGGTAACCGTTCGGTTTCGTCGTCCTCCGGCTCCGCCGATCTGCTGGAAAAAGCCGGTATCTATCTGCCGCTCACCCCGGAACAGGTCGCCCGCTGCATCGACGGCGTGGGGGTGGGCTTTATGTTTGCACCCAGCTATCACAGCGCCATGCGCCACGCCATCGGCCCGCGCAAGGCACTGGGCCTGCGCACCATTTTCAATCTGCTGGGGCCGCTCACTAACCCGGCGGGGGTAAAACGGCAGGTCATCGGGGTATTTGATTACCAGTATTGCCGGATGCTGGCGGAGGTGCTGCAGACCCTGGGCGCGGAACATGTGCTGGTGTTACACAGTGACGACGGCCTGGATGAGGTCAGCCTGGCGGCCGACACCCGCGGTTGGGAACTGAAGAGCGGCGATCTGAAAAAAGTCACGATTACCCCGGAAGATTTTGGTATCGAGCGCCAGAATCTGGACGGGTTGTGTGTTTCGGGTTCTGAAGATTCGCTGGCATTGATTCGCGATGCCCTCGGCAAACGGGAAACTCCCGCGGGTGACAAGGCAGCTGATATCATTGCGCTCAATGCCGGCATGGCCATCTACGTCAGTGGTGTGGCCGCAAGCCGGGCGGAAGGGGTGAGCATGGCGCAGGACGCCATCTACAGCGGCCTCGCCGGAGAAAAGATCAACGAGCTGGCCGCCTTTACCAGCGCATTCCGAGAGTGA
- a CDS encoding aminodeoxychorismate/anthranilate synthase component II — protein MILMIDNYDSFTFNIVQYLAELGAEVVVKRNDEISVADIEKLNPEKIVISPGPCTPNEAGISMETIRTYAGKLPILGICLGHQSIGQVFGGRVVRAGEVMHGKTSPIIHNNLGVFNGLSNPFEATRYHSLVVEKGSLPDCLEVTAWTETEDGEIDEIMGIRHRELPIEGVQFHPESILTQHGHDMLRNFLES, from the coding sequence ATGATCCTGATGATCGACAACTACGACTCCTTCACCTTCAACATCGTGCAGTATCTGGCGGAGTTGGGGGCGGAGGTTGTGGTGAAGCGCAACGATGAGATTTCCGTTGCTGATATCGAGAAGCTGAACCCGGAGAAAATCGTCATTTCACCGGGCCCGTGTACGCCGAACGAAGCGGGTATCTCCATGGAGACCATTCGCACTTATGCGGGCAAGCTGCCGATCCTTGGTATCTGCCTCGGCCACCAGAGTATTGGTCAGGTGTTCGGTGGCCGGGTGGTGCGTGCGGGGGAAGTGATGCACGGCAAAACCTCGCCGATCATTCACAACAATCTCGGTGTGTTTAACGGGCTGTCCAATCCGTTCGAGGCGACCCGTTACCATTCGCTGGTGGTGGAGAAGGGCAGTTTGCCGGATTGCCTGGAAGTTACTGCGTGGACCGAGACCGAAGACGGTGAGATCGACGAGATTATGGGTATCCGCCATCGTGAACTGCCGATCGAGGGGGTGCAGTTTCATCCGGAGTCGATTTTGACTCAGCATGGGCACGATATGTTGCGGAATTTTTTGGAGTCTTGA
- a CDS encoding ion transporter, producing the protein MSSEISVQQKRGFAEQCRRLVEAPIFNQVIIGLIMVNAAVVGLETSTWVLERFSSTLYGINQLILLAFMVEAAIKITAHGNRPWRYFANGWNCFDFSIIVLSLIPAAGPMATLARLVRVLRVLRLVSAFPELRLLVDTLLRSLPSMFHISLLMGIIFYIYGVAGYFLFHEIDPTHWRTLPIALLSLFRIVTFEDWTDIMYTAMESMPYSWIYFLSFVVMGAFVMINLFIGVVLNNLEEAKLRRLDELAMPPSQTEILRELRATQDSLARLQKRLGDMGNEKGTES; encoded by the coding sequence ATGAGTAGCGAAATTTCGGTACAGCAGAAGCGCGGCTTTGCCGAGCAGTGTCGTCGCCTTGTGGAGGCACCTATTTTTAATCAGGTGATTATTGGCCTGATTATGGTGAATGCCGCCGTTGTTGGCCTGGAAACCTCCACCTGGGTGCTGGAGCGTTTCAGCAGCACCTTGTATGGCATCAACCAGCTGATCCTGCTGGCGTTTATGGTGGAAGCGGCGATCAAGATTACCGCCCATGGCAATCGCCCGTGGCGCTACTTCGCCAATGGCTGGAACTGCTTTGATTTCTCGATCATCGTGCTCAGCCTGATTCCGGCTGCGGGGCCCATGGCCACGCTGGCGCGCCTGGTGCGGGTACTGCGGGTCTTGCGATTGGTGTCGGCGTTCCCGGAATTGCGCTTACTGGTTGACACCCTGCTGCGCAGCCTGCCGAGCATGTTCCATATCAGTCTGCTGATGGGGATTATTTTTTACATTTACGGGGTGGCCGGGTACTTCCTGTTTCACGAAATTGACCCCACCCACTGGCGCACACTGCCCATCGCCCTGTTGAGTCTGTTCCGTATCGTCACCTTTGAGGACTGGACGGACATCATGTACACAGCGATGGAGTCCATGCCCTACAGCTGGATCTATTTCCTGAGCTTTGTGGTGATGGGCGCGTTTGTGATGATCAACCTGTTTATCGGGGTGGTGCTGAACAACCTGGAAGAGGCCAAGCTGCGCCGACTGGATGAGCTGGCAATGCCACCGAGCCAAACCGAAATCCTGCGCGAACTCCGCGCAACCCAGGACTCCCTCGCTCGCCTGCAGAAGCGGCTGGGTGATATGGGGAATGAGAAAGGGACTGAATCATGA
- the trpE gene encoding anthranilate synthase component I, translating to MTPSEYAQLTSAGYNRIPLVRRVLADIETPLTTYMKLAARDGGRYSYLLESVQGGEKWGRYSIIGLPARTVLKVTGHDVVVERDGKVVEQKTVADPLAFVEEFRGRYKVPEIEGLPRFNGGLVGYFGYDVVRYIEPKLADSCPPDTLGNPDILLMVSDELVVFDNLAGAVLFIVHADPEQENAFEGAQRRLDELVGQLSQPLASVEPLGIDGDHTAEDTFTSHFGEEAFKQGVHKVKDYILAGDVMQVVPSQRLSAPFTVPPLNLYRALRSLNPSPYMYFLDLGDHQVVGSSPEILVHLEDGDMTVRPIAGTRRRGATEEQDLALEQDLLADPKEIAEHLMLIDLGRNDVGRVAQTGSVKVTEKMVVERYSHVMHIVSNVTGKIKPELHAIDALRAAHPAGTLSGAPKIRAMEIIDELEPEKRGVYGGAVGYLAWNGNMDTAIAIRTAVIKDEKVYVQAGAGLVADSDPQSEWDETMNKARALFRAVAIATGQ from the coding sequence ATGACCCCCAGCGAATACGCCCAGCTTACGTCTGCAGGTTACAACCGCATACCCCTAGTCCGCCGCGTACTGGCCGACATAGAAACCCCGCTCACCACCTACATGAAGCTCGCTGCCCGCGATGGTGGTCGCTACAGCTACCTGCTGGAATCCGTGCAGGGCGGTGAAAAATGGGGGCGCTACTCCATTATCGGCTTGCCGGCGCGCACCGTTCTCAAGGTGACCGGTCACGACGTGGTGGTCGAGCGCGATGGCAAAGTCGTCGAGCAGAAAACCGTTGCAGACCCGCTGGCCTTCGTCGAAGAGTTCCGCGGCCGCTACAAGGTGCCGGAAATCGAAGGCCTGCCGCGCTTTAACGGCGGCCTTGTGGGTTATTTCGGCTATGACGTAGTGCGCTATATTGAGCCCAAACTGGCCGACAGCTGCCCGCCGGATACCCTCGGTAACCCGGATATCCTGCTGATGGTCAGCGACGAGCTGGTGGTGTTCGACAATCTGGCCGGCGCGGTGCTGTTTATCGTGCACGCGGACCCGGAGCAGGAAAATGCCTTCGAAGGCGCCCAGCGTCGCCTCGACGAGCTGGTTGGTCAGTTGTCCCAGCCGCTCGCCAGCGTCGAACCCCTGGGTATCGACGGCGACCACACCGCGGAAGACACGTTTACCTCCCATTTCGGCGAAGAAGCCTTCAAGCAGGGCGTGCACAAGGTCAAGGATTACATTCTGGCCGGCGATGTCATGCAGGTGGTGCCTTCCCAGCGACTGTCGGCACCCTTCACGGTACCGCCACTGAACCTCTACCGGGCCTTGCGCAGCCTGAATCCGTCGCCATATATGTACTTCCTCGATCTGGGCGACCACCAGGTAGTGGGTTCCAGCCCGGAAATCCTGGTGCACCTGGAAGACGGCGATATGACCGTGCGCCCGATTGCCGGCACCCGCCGCCGCGGTGCCACCGAAGAGCAGGACCTGGCACTGGAGCAGGACCTGCTGGCGGACCCGAAAGAGATCGCCGAGCACCTGATGCTCATCGACCTGGGCCGCAACGACGTGGGCCGGGTTGCGCAGACCGGTAGCGTCAAGGTGACGGAAAAGATGGTGGTGGAGCGTTATTCCCACGTGATGCACATTGTCTCCAACGTGACCGGCAAAATTAAGCCGGAGCTGCACGCAATCGACGCCCTGCGCGCGGCGCATCCGGCGGGCACCCTCTCCGGTGCGCCCAAGATTCGCGCCATGGAAATCATTGATGAACTGGAGCCGGAAAAGCGCGGCGTCTACGGCGGTGCCGTGGGCTATCTGGCGTGGAACGGCAACATGGATACTGCCATCGCGATTCGCACTGCAGTGATCAAGGACGAAAAAGTTTACGTGCAGGCCGGTGCCGGCCTGGTGGCGGATTCTGATCCGCAATCCGAGTGGGATGAGACCATGAACAAAGCGCGGGCCCTGTTCCGCGCCGTGGCCATCGCCACCGGGCAATAA
- the rpe gene encoding ribulose-phosphate 3-epimerase encodes MPDYKIAPSILSANFARLGEEVDNVLAAGADWVHFDVMDNHYVPNLTIGPMVCKALRNHGVTAPIDVHLMVEPVDDMIRMFADAGATYITFHPEASKHVDRSLQLIQSLGCKAGLVFNPASSLDAAKYVMDKLDMILLMSVNPGFGGQKFIPATLDKLKEARKLIDDSGLDIRLEIDGGVTKDNIREIAQAGADSFVAGSAIFNADDYAEVIKVMRSELAQV; translated from the coding sequence ATGCCAGACTACAAAATTGCACCTTCCATCCTTTCCGCCAACTTCGCCCGCCTGGGTGAGGAAGTCGATAACGTCCTCGCCGCCGGCGCCGACTGGGTGCATTTCGACGTAATGGACAACCACTACGTCCCCAACCTCACCATCGGCCCCATGGTCTGCAAAGCCCTGCGCAACCACGGCGTCACCGCCCCCATCGACGTCCACCTCATGGTTGAGCCCGTCGACGACATGATCCGCATGTTCGCCGACGCCGGCGCCACCTACATCACCTTCCACCCGGAAGCCAGCAAACACGTCGACCGCTCCCTGCAACTGATCCAGTCACTGGGGTGCAAGGCCGGCCTGGTATTCAACCCGGCCAGCAGCCTCGACGCCGCCAAATACGTAATGGACAAGCTCGACATGATCCTCCTCATGTCCGTAAACCCCGGCTTCGGTGGCCAGAAATTCATCCCCGCCACCCTCGACAAGCTCAAAGAAGCCCGCAAACTCATCGACGACTCCGGCCTCGACATCCGCCTGGAAATCGACGGCGGCGTCACCAAAGACAACATCCGCGAAATCGCCCAGGCCGGTGCCGACAGCTTTGTTGCCGGCTCTGCCATCTTCAATGCGGATGACTATGCGGAAGTGATCAAAGTGATGCGTTCGGAGCTGGCTCAGGTGTGA